The DNA window CGAGGACGGCGGGCGCTACCGCAACGCCCCGGGCGCGGACCGGTTCCTGGTGCGCGAGCTGCCGTCGTACGTCGGCGGCTTCCTGCTGCGCTCCAACCGCAACCTCTACCCGGCCTGGGGCAAGCTGACCGAGGCCCTGCGCACCGGCGCGCCACAGGCCGCGGGGAGCTTCGACGACGTCATCGCCGATCCCGGCCTGCTGGGCCAGTTCGTCCGGATGATGGACGCGCTGACCCAGATCATCGGGCCGGAGCTCATCGACGCCTACGACTGGTCCGGGCACCGGTCCGTGCTCGACGTCGGCGGCTGCCGGGGCAACCTGGCCGGCCAGATCGTCAAGGCCCACCCCGAGCTGAGCGGGCTCGTGTTCGACCTCCCGCAGATGGAGCCGTTCTTCGACGAGCACATCGCCGAGATGGGCCTGACCGGACGGGTCGCCTTCCACGGCGGGGACTTCTTCACGGACCCGCTGCCCGCGGCCGACGTGGTGCTGATGGGCCACGTCCTGCACGACTGGGACGAGTCGCAGCGCCGGGGCCTGGTGCACAAGGCGTACGACGCGGTGAACCCCGGCGGCACGCTGCTGGTGTACGACCGCATGCTCGACGACGCGCGCAGCAGGGTGGAGAACCTGGTGATCAGCCTGGACATGCTGCTGGTGTCCACGGGCGGGTCCGAGTACACCTCGGAAGAGCTGCGCGGGCACGCCGAGTCCGCCGGCTTCACCTCGGTGACGGTGACCCCGCTCGGCGACTTCGACACCCTGGTCGTCTGCCGCAAGGACTGATCCTGCCCGTACGCGGGCGCCGATCTCACCGGTCCGCGAGCTGGACGAGCGTCTCCAGCTCGCGGGCCACGGCGGCGGGCGAGGGCCGCGCGGCCAGCTCGGCGCGCAGCCCGTCCGCCGCCGCCCCGCACGCCAGCACGTCCGGCAGCGCGGCCGCGATCACCTCGGGGTCGCCGGTCCCGGCCGGGAGCGCGACCCCCGCCCCCGCCCCCGCCACGGCGGCGGAATGCCGTACGTGGTCGGGCAGGCACGGAATGAGCAGCAGGGGAAGCCCCTGGGCCAACGCGGTCAGGACGGTCCCGGCGCCCCCGTGGCAGACGACCGCCGCGCAGCGGGGGAGCAGCAGATGCAGCGGGGCCGACTCGACGACGTACGCGTCCGGCGGCAGCTCGCCGAGGAGCGACCGCTGCTCGGCCGTGACCGCCAGGACCACCCGGGCCCGGCCGGCGAGCGCGCGGGCCACCCGCCCGGCCAGGAAGAGCCGCTTGTCCACCCGCGCCGGGGTGGTGCCCCACGTGACGCACACCCGCGGAAGACCGGAGCCCTCACCGCCGGGGAGCGGGCGCGGGAGCCGGCCGGGGCCGTTGAAGGGCACGTAACGCAGCGGGATCCGGCGGGAGGGAGCCGGCGCCTGCAGACCGGACGGCCAGGGATCCACGGTCGCCGCCCCCGCCAGGTCCACCCCGGGCAGACCCAGCCGGTCGCACAGCGGTCCCAGCGCCTGGTGCAGGAAGGGGCCCGCGTTCCCGAGGAGGTCGGTGCCGAAAAGGTGCCGTACGTGCGGGACGCCCAGCGCCGCGGCGGCCACCGGCCCCGCCAGGCACGTCGGCTCCGAGACGATCAGATCGGCCCGCCAGCCGCGCCCCAGGGCGACCAGCTCGGGCGCCATCGCCTCGGCGATCGCCGCGAACAGTCCCACCACCCGCGGCCCGCCCCGCGCGCCCTTCCCGGGAGGAGCGGACGGGGGAAAGGCGATGGCGTGAAAGGCGGCGAGCGCGTCCACGTCGCGCCCGACGGCCGCGGCCGGCAGCCCCGTGTGCCGGACGGTCTCCAGCAGCTCCGGCTGGGTCGCGACGAGCACCTCGTGCCCGGCCGCGCGCAGCGCCCACGCGAGGGGAACCATCGCGTACAGGTGTGACGGCCAGGCCCAGGTCGTGAAGATCACCCGCATGGGGGCATCCCACCACGTGCCGCTCCAGCG is part of the Nonomuraea coxensis DSM 45129 genome and encodes:
- a CDS encoding methyltransferase, coding for MTTATAGRDTAAGILRLGNAFCDAKALLTAVELGVFDALHTGPATADELRERLGLNGRGLSDFLQLLVALDLLTEDGGRYRNAPGADRFLVRELPSYVGGFLLRSNRNLYPAWGKLTEALRTGAPQAAGSFDDVIADPGLLGQFVRMMDALTQIIGPELIDAYDWSGHRSVLDVGGCRGNLAGQIVKAHPELSGLVFDLPQMEPFFDEHIAEMGLTGRVAFHGGDFFTDPLPAADVVLMGHVLHDWDESQRRGLVHKAYDAVNPGGTLLVYDRMLDDARSRVENLVISLDMLLVSTGGSEYTSEELRGHAESAGFTSVTVTPLGDFDTLVVCRKD
- a CDS encoding nucleotide disphospho-sugar-binding domain-containing protein yields the protein MRVIFTTWAWPSHLYAMVPLAWALRAAGHEVLVATQPELLETVRHTGLPAAAVGRDVDALAAFHAIAFPPSAPPGKGARGGPRVVGLFAAIAEAMAPELVALGRGWRADLIVSEPTCLAGPVAAAALGVPHVRHLFGTDLLGNAGPFLHQALGPLCDRLGLPGVDLAGAATVDPWPSGLQAPAPSRRIPLRYVPFNGPGRLPRPLPGGEGSGLPRVCVTWGTTPARVDKRLFLAGRVARALAGRARVVLAVTAEQRSLLGELPPDAYVVESAPLHLLLPRCAAVVCHGGAGTVLTALAQGLPLLLIPCLPDHVRHSAAVAGAGAGVALPAGTGDPEVIAAALPDVLACGAAADGLRAELAARPSPAAVARELETLVQLADR